One window from the genome of Physeter macrocephalus isolate SW-GA unplaced genomic scaffold, ASM283717v5 random_37, whole genome shotgun sequence encodes:
- the CFAP119 gene encoding cilia- and flagella-associated protein 119 isoform X2, producing MIRRKSSQFQGLKMQAELEQHYELRREPKKYLRSLDESATRMGTGVHTESGTLASVNADEDPAANLFRPPLPQPRICIWKYLDIHSMHRLEKTANVEEMREVLAELLGLGSPAQSLRDAITLDLFSHALIFCRQQGFSLEQTSTACALLQDLHKACTATPLGNVEECYRYFTSVLFCHGIRRPPFSINLFKEEQLLTLADYVVNTYFRHFKLYKYVFTPQVRLDLSLTYVGLQAPKLWSKDETEKEEGKEVEEQAVTPEEEEPETVVQPKPEPSQVSVLRAYIKTQMNKELEQLQQLVEERLKASEERLGSKLTALKRPLQLPPGKGKNKTK from the exons ATGATCCGCCGGAAGTCCAGCCAATTCCAGGGACTGAAAATGCAAGCGGAGCTTGAACAGCACTACGAACTGCGGAGAGAACCCAAGAAATACCTCAGGTCATTGGATGAATCGGCCACGCGGATGGGAACAGGTGTGCATACCGAGTCGGGGACCTTGGCTTCGGTGAATGCGGATGAAGATCCTGCAGCCAACTTGTTCCGG CCGCCACTGCCCCAGCCCCGGATCTGCATATG GAAGTACCTGGACATCCATTCCATGCACAGGCTGGAGAAGACAGCCAACGTTGAGGAGATGAGGGA gGTGCTGGCCGAGCTGTTGGGGCTAGGGTCTCCTGCGCAGAGCCTGCGGGACGCCATCACCCTGGACCTCTTCTCCCATGCACTCATCTTCTGCCGCCAACAAGGCTTCTCCCTGGAGCAGACATCAACGGCTTGTGCCCTACTCCAAGATCTTCACAAGGCCTGTACTG CAACCCCCTTGGGCAACGTGGAGGAATGTTACCGCTACTTCACCAGTGTTCTTTTTTGCCACGGAATCAGG CGGCCCCCCTTCAGTATCAACCTCTTTAAGGAGGAACAGCTGCTGACCCTGGCAGATTATGTGGTCAACACCTACTTCCGCCACTTCAAGCTCTACAAATATGTCTTCACACCCCAG gTGCGGCTGGATCTATCTTTGACTTACGTGGGGCTACAGGCACCCAAGCTCTGGTCAAAGGATGAGACGG agaaagaagagggcaaaGAGGTGGAGGAGCAGGCAGTCACCCCAGAGGAGGAGGAACCGGAAACAGTGGTCCAGCCAAAGCCAGAGCCAA GCCAGGTCTCCGTCCTCCGGGCCTACATCAAGACCCAGATGAACAAGGAACTGGAGCAGCTCCAACAACTGGTGGAGGAACGGCTCAAGGCCAGTGAGGAAAGGCTCGGCAGCAAGCTGACCGCGCTCAAGCGGCCCCTCCAGCTACCTCCAGGCAAAGGCAAGAACAAGACCAAGTGA
- the CFAP119 gene encoding cilia- and flagella-associated protein 119 isoform X1 — protein MIRRKSSQFQGLKMQAELEQHYELRREPKKYLRSLDESATRMGTGVHTESGTLASVNADEDPAANLFRPPLPQPRICIWKYLDIHSMHRLEKTANVEEMREVLAELLGLGSPAQSLRDAITLDLFSHALIFCRQQGFSLEQTSTACALLQDLHKACTATPLGNVEECYRYFTSVLFCHGIRRPPFSINLFKEEQLLTLADYVVNTYFRHFKLYKYVFTPQVLGHGRQEATPHLPAFPQCRRLPPSSQVRLDLSLTYVGLQAPKLWSKDETGKGECRGEGWTALGLGLKPPPAFWLAEKEEGKEVEEQAVTPEEEEPETVVQPKPEPSQVSVLRAYIKTQMNKELEQLQQLVEERLKASEERLGSKLTALKRPLQLPPGKGKNKTK, from the exons ATGATCCGCCGGAAGTCCAGCCAATTCCAGGGACTGAAAATGCAAGCGGAGCTTGAACAGCACTACGAACTGCGGAGAGAACCCAAGAAATACCTCAGGTCATTGGATGAATCGGCCACGCGGATGGGAACAGGTGTGCATACCGAGTCGGGGACCTTGGCTTCGGTGAATGCGGATGAAGATCCTGCAGCCAACTTGTTCCGG CCGCCACTGCCCCAGCCCCGGATCTGCATATG GAAGTACCTGGACATCCATTCCATGCACAGGCTGGAGAAGACAGCCAACGTTGAGGAGATGAGGGA gGTGCTGGCCGAGCTGTTGGGGCTAGGGTCTCCTGCGCAGAGCCTGCGGGACGCCATCACCCTGGACCTCTTCTCCCATGCACTCATCTTCTGCCGCCAACAAGGCTTCTCCCTGGAGCAGACATCAACGGCTTGTGCCCTACTCCAAGATCTTCACAAGGCCTGTACTG CAACCCCCTTGGGCAACGTGGAGGAATGTTACCGCTACTTCACCAGTGTTCTTTTTTGCCACGGAATCAGG CGGCCCCCCTTCAGTATCAACCTCTTTAAGGAGGAACAGCTGCTGACCCTGGCAGATTATGTGGTCAACACCTACTTCCGCCACTTCAAGCTCTACAAATATGTCTTCACACCCCAGGTACTGGGCCATGGGCGACAAGAGGCCACCCCTCATCTCCCCGCTTTCCCTCAGTGCAGAcgtcttcctccctcttcccaggTGCGGCTGGATCTATCTTTGACTTACGTGGGGCTACAGGCACCCAAGCTCTGGTCAAAGGATGAGACGGGTAAGGGAGAATGCCGGGGCGAGGGCTGGACTgcgctggggctggggctgaagcctcctcctgccttctggcttgcagagaaagaagagggcaaaGAGGTGGAGGAGCAGGCAGTCACCCCAGAGGAGGAGGAACCGGAAACAGTGGTCCAGCCAAAGCCAGAGCCAA GCCAGGTCTCCGTCCTCCGGGCCTACATCAAGACCCAGATGAACAAGGAACTGGAGCAGCTCCAACAACTGGTGGAGGAACGGCTCAAGGCCAGTGAGGAAAGGCTCGGCAGCAAGCTGACCGCGCTCAAGCGGCCCCTCCAGCTACCTCCAGGCAAAGGCAAGAACAAGACCAAGTGA
- the CFAP119 gene encoding cilia- and flagella-associated protein 119 isoform X3, translated as MIRRKSSQFQGLKMQAELEQHYELRREPKKYLRSLDESATRMGTGVHTESGTLASVNADEDPAANLFRPPLPQPRICIWKYLDIHSMHRLEKTANVEEMREVLAELLGLGSPAQSLRDAITLDLFSHALIFCRQQGFSLEQTSTACALLQDLHKACTATPLGNVEECYRYFTSVLFCHGIRRPPFSINLFKEEQLLTLADYVVNTYFRHFKLYKYVFTPQVRLDLSLTYVGLQAPKLWSKDETASSCLLACRERRGQRGGGAGSHPRGGGTGNSGPAKARAKPGLRPPGLHQDPDEQGTGAAPTTGGGTAQGQ; from the exons ATGATCCGCCGGAAGTCCAGCCAATTCCAGGGACTGAAAATGCAAGCGGAGCTTGAACAGCACTACGAACTGCGGAGAGAACCCAAGAAATACCTCAGGTCATTGGATGAATCGGCCACGCGGATGGGAACAGGTGTGCATACCGAGTCGGGGACCTTGGCTTCGGTGAATGCGGATGAAGATCCTGCAGCCAACTTGTTCCGG CCGCCACTGCCCCAGCCCCGGATCTGCATATG GAAGTACCTGGACATCCATTCCATGCACAGGCTGGAGAAGACAGCCAACGTTGAGGAGATGAGGGA gGTGCTGGCCGAGCTGTTGGGGCTAGGGTCTCCTGCGCAGAGCCTGCGGGACGCCATCACCCTGGACCTCTTCTCCCATGCACTCATCTTCTGCCGCCAACAAGGCTTCTCCCTGGAGCAGACATCAACGGCTTGTGCCCTACTCCAAGATCTTCACAAGGCCTGTACTG CAACCCCCTTGGGCAACGTGGAGGAATGTTACCGCTACTTCACCAGTGTTCTTTTTTGCCACGGAATCAGG CGGCCCCCCTTCAGTATCAACCTCTTTAAGGAGGAACAGCTGCTGACCCTGGCAGATTATGTGGTCAACACCTACTTCCGCCACTTCAAGCTCTACAAATATGTCTTCACACCCCAG gTGCGGCTGGATCTATCTTTGACTTACGTGGGGCTACAGGCACCCAAGCTCTGGTCAAAGGATGAGACGG cctcctcctgccttctggcttgcagagaaagaagagggcaaaGAGGTGGAGGAGCAGGCAGTCACCCCAGAGGAGGAGGAACCGGAAACAGTGGTCCAGCCAAAGCCAGAGCCAA GCCAGGTCTCCGTCCTCCGGGCCTACATCAAGACCCAGATGAACAAGGAACTGGAGCAGCTCCAACAACTGGTGGAGGAACGGCTCAAGGCCAGTGA
- the CFAP119 gene encoding cilia- and flagella-associated protein 119 isoform X4 has protein sequence MIRRKSSQFQGLKMQAELEQHYELRREPKKYLRSLDESATRMGTGVHTESGTLASVNADEDPAANLFRPPLPQPRICIWKYLDIHSMHRLEKTANVEEMREVLAELLGLGSPAQSLRDAITLDLFSHALIFCRQQGFSLEQTSTACALLQDLHKACTATPLGNVEECYRYFTSVLFCHGIRRPPFSINLFKEEQLLTLADYVVNTYFRHFKLYKYVFTPQVRLDLSLTYVGLQAPKLWSKDETGQVSVLRAYIKTQMNKELEQLQQLVEERLKASEERLGSKLTALKRPLQLPPGKGKNKTK, from the exons ATGATCCGCCGGAAGTCCAGCCAATTCCAGGGACTGAAAATGCAAGCGGAGCTTGAACAGCACTACGAACTGCGGAGAGAACCCAAGAAATACCTCAGGTCATTGGATGAATCGGCCACGCGGATGGGAACAGGTGTGCATACCGAGTCGGGGACCTTGGCTTCGGTGAATGCGGATGAAGATCCTGCAGCCAACTTGTTCCGG CCGCCACTGCCCCAGCCCCGGATCTGCATATG GAAGTACCTGGACATCCATTCCATGCACAGGCTGGAGAAGACAGCCAACGTTGAGGAGATGAGGGA gGTGCTGGCCGAGCTGTTGGGGCTAGGGTCTCCTGCGCAGAGCCTGCGGGACGCCATCACCCTGGACCTCTTCTCCCATGCACTCATCTTCTGCCGCCAACAAGGCTTCTCCCTGGAGCAGACATCAACGGCTTGTGCCCTACTCCAAGATCTTCACAAGGCCTGTACTG CAACCCCCTTGGGCAACGTGGAGGAATGTTACCGCTACTTCACCAGTGTTCTTTTTTGCCACGGAATCAGG CGGCCCCCCTTCAGTATCAACCTCTTTAAGGAGGAACAGCTGCTGACCCTGGCAGATTATGTGGTCAACACCTACTTCCGCCACTTCAAGCTCTACAAATATGTCTTCACACCCCAG gTGCGGCTGGATCTATCTTTGACTTACGTGGGGCTACAGGCACCCAAGCTCTGGTCAAAGGATGAGACGG GCCAGGTCTCCGTCCTCCGGGCCTACATCAAGACCCAGATGAACAAGGAACTGGAGCAGCTCCAACAACTGGTGGAGGAACGGCTCAAGGCCAGTGAGGAAAGGCTCGGCAGCAAGCTGACCGCGCTCAAGCGGCCCCTCCAGCTACCTCCAGGCAAAGGCAAGAACAAGACCAAGTGA